A window of Kribbella voronezhensis genomic DNA:
CAGGCGGCTCGAAGGACCTGCTTGGTGAGTGTTGGAAGTCCGACCGCCCTCCGCACTGCCGTCACCACCCACTCCGGGTCGTACATGATGTCCTCCCAGCTGAACCTGAGCAGCGTCCAGCCCCTGACGCTCAGGGCAACATGCCGGCGGCAGTCCTTCACCAGCGCCTGGCGAGTGCCGTGATGCTCGAACCCATCAGCTTCCAAGGCGATCCGCAGACCGGGATGCCCGAGATCGATGCGGGCTGAGAACTCCCGATCGCGGACCACGACCTGAGGGACGAACCCCTCGATACCAGCCTCGATGAGAATGGCTCGCAGGGCGGACTCCAGAACCGATTCGGATCGTCCGTCCGCCAGCGAGACCGTTTGCTGGACACGCCGCCGGTGGGGCCCGCGCAGTTTGCCGGCCGCAACCATCAGGTCGTCATGGTCGACCAAACCTTGATGCAGAGCTGAGTCCGTGACCGCGAGCGCTTCGGTGAGCGGCAGGGTCCGGATGCAGTCGAGCACGGTTTGAACTGGCGTCGTCACCTCCCCGTCAACTGGCACGTAGGCCCAGTGCAGTACGCATGGCCGGCCGGTTCGCCGGCGAACCTTCCCTGGTCGCAGGGTGACGTGCGGGAGAGGGGCCGCAACGATGACCTTCATTCCCCAGTGCTCCGCGGCGCTGAGGTAGGACACGACTCCGCCATGGCTCCGCGCGGCAGTCAATGCGGATGGCGCCTTCGGTAATGCGTAGACGCCCTTCGCCACCCGCTGGATGTCTCCGTCTGTCAGCGCCTTCCTGATGTCCCGCGAGTGGACCAGCGCGCGAAGTTCGCCGAAGGTGGCGCTTCCGCCTCGCCGGCCGAGCACATCGACGACATCTCCCATCGTTACATCGTTGCCGAGTTCGGCGGACCGGAGCGGGCGTTGTCCACAGGCGTGGACCGCCAACACTCACCAACTCCTCGTCGAGTCCCTCGCACAGCACAAGCTGAGCGTGGATCGGATGATTCAGCCGCCGTTGGTGAGTGTTGGCGGTCCAGCTACCTTTGCCGCCATGTCGCGCATTGCTGTCGCTCGCACCATCCAGGGTCAGCTTCCGTACTTTCCGAGTGCGGTGCGGACGGGGGACGGGCGGGTCTTGGTGGTGTGGCGGGAAGGGCGGGGGCATGTGCGGAGTGTGGGGCGGATCGTGCTTGCCGAGAGTGCGGACGGGGTGGAGTGGTCGGAGCCTCGGGTGGTGGTGGACGGGGTGTACGACGACCGGGATCCGATGCTCGTGGAGCTTGCCGACGGAGACTTGTTGCTGAGCTGGTTCCAGATCGACTGGTCGGTGCGGCCGTACCTGTGTCCGGGGGTGCTGGTCGCGCGATCGACGGATGGTGGGGCGACCTGGGGAGAGCCGGTGGCTGTCGGGTCGCGGATGGTGCAGGAGACCGAGGAGGTCTGGCACGGGTTCCGGGCCGGGCACATCGTGGCGCACGGACAGCTCCTCGAGTTGCCGGGCGGGGATCTCCTCGCGCCTGTCTACGGGGTGTTCCCCGGGGACGCGCGCCACTCGGCGAGTGTGGTGAGGTCGACCGATGGTGGGCGGACCTGGCCGGCGGAGGGCGAGGTGGTGCTGGGGCGGCGCCCGGATCGCGAGTACGTCGAACCGGTGCTGACCCTCCTGCCCGGCGGCCAGGTGGTGGCGTTGCTCCGGACCGATCAGGAGGCCGAGCTGACCAGGTCGGACGACAACGGGCTGACCTGGTCCGAGCCGGAGCCGTGCGGGTTGTACGCGTCCTCGGCAGACACGCTGACCTTGTCCGACGGCGCCGTACTGGTTGCGTACGGCGATGTCTCCAAGCGCTTCAACCCCGGTCGGCCGACGGTCGCGACGATCGTCAAGGACCCGCTCGGCCGGTGGGACCTCGACCCTGTGCACCTGGTCATCGACGCCGGCCGGGACACCCAGGACCAGTCGAACCCGGCAGTCGTCGAACTCCCCGGCGATCGCCTGCTGATCCTCAGCTACGACATCTTCACCCGCGAGATCGTCGGCGAACTCCTGCCGCGCGCCGCTCTCGACTGAGAAAACCTGGTGCGCCACGGCCGCGCCCTCGTCACCCTTGGAGTATGTCCAGGACCGCGGTCGCGAGGGTCGACGGAGATCTCCGCCGGCGGCTGGTGGCTGCCTTCACCTGGACCTGGGACCGCGGCGTGTACGCCGGCTACGCCAACCTCACCGGCTGGTGGCGCGACGCCGACCTGATCCGCGAACTCGGCCCCGCCCTGGGCAGCCTGTACGACGTACGCCCCACCGTCGTCGTCGGCCCGGTCTCTCGCGGCGCCCTGGTCGGGGCGTTGACTGCGGCCGCGCTGGGAGTCGGGTTCGTCGAGGTCCGCAAGAACGCGGGACAGGCCACCGACAGCGATCGGTGGGTACTACGAACAACCGGCCCGGATTACCAGGATCGGCACGTCGTCTTCGGCTTCCGGCGCAACCTGATCCAGGCCGGCGACCGGGTGTTGATGGTCGACGACTGGGCTGCCACCGGCGAGACCGCCAGGGTGGTCCGCGCTCTGGTCGAGGACTGCGGCGCGCAGTGGATCGGTGCCGCGTGCATCGTCGACGGGCTCGACGACGCCCGCTTCCGGCACGAACTGCCGCTGCGCGCCCTGCTCGACGTACGGAATCTCTAGTCGGCCAGTTCCTTGGAGAGCATCGCGCTGGTGGTGTGGTTGGGGCGGCGGAGTTTGCCGACCTCGACGAAGCCGCGGGCCGCGTGGAAGGCGAGCGAGGCCTCGTCGGGTGGGTCGGACTGGACCCGGGCGACCAGCCGGTCGAAGGGCTTGGCGGCGCGTTCGACGGCCCGGTAGACGCTGGTGGCGATGCCTTGGCGGCGGTGCTTCTCGGCGACCACGATCCGGTCCAGGTGCAGGAACCGGTCGGCGTACGTCGCGTTGAACCACTGGAAGTCGAGGCTGTCGTGGGCGGAGCCGGGGGCGAAGGTGAGCACGAAGGCGGCGACCTCGTCCTCGATCTCCACCACGGCGGCGTGGGCAGCGATCAGCCGGAGCCAGTCCAGCCGGTCGGGGCCCAGCGGGTCCGTCTGCTCGACCGCGGCTGCGTTCAGCGCGAGCACGGCCGGCTCGTCGGCAGAGGTCATGGGGCGGAGTTTCACTCTCACACCCTCCCACGCGGGGTGCCTTCCGCGGCAGGGGTGTGGTGAGGGCTTGACCAGGCTCTTCCCCGATCCGGCCCCGAAAATCCGGGGCCGGGGTTGGGAATGACCCCGGGGTGCGGCAATGTTGAGCCAGGTGAACTCAAGTCTGGCGATCCGGTCGCCGATCCGATTTGAATCCGGATCCCCGGCGAGGCAACATTGAGTCTGCATCACTCAACTTCGTGGAGGTAACGCACATGGCCCGCGCGGTCGGTATCGATCTCGGTACGACGAACTCTGTCATCGCCGTACTGGAAGGTGGCGAGCCCACCGTCATCCCCAACGCCGAGGGAGCGCGTACGACGCCCTCGGTCGTGGCCTTCGCCAAGAACGGCGAGGTCCTGGTCGGCGAGGTGGCCAAGCGCCAGGCCACCACGAACGTCGACCGCACGATCCGTTCCGTCAAGCGCCACATGGGCGAGGACTGGAACGTCAGCATCGACGGCAAGAAGTTCACGCCGCAGCAGATCAGCGCGTTCGTGCTGCAGAAGCTGAAGCGCGACGCCGAGGCGTACCTCGGGGAGCAGGTCACCGACGCGGTCATCACCGTGCCGGCCTACTTCTCCGACGCGCAGCGCCAGGCGACCAAGGAAGCCGGCGAGATCGCCGGTCTGAACGTGCACCGGATCGTCAACGAGCCGACCGCGGCCGCGCTGGCCTACGGGCTGGACAAGGGCACCGAGCAGACCATCCTGGTCTTCGACCTCGGTGGTGGCACCTTCGACGTGTCGCTGCTGGAGATCGGCGACGGCGTCTTCGAGGTGAAGGCCACCAGCGGTGACAACCACCTCGGTGGTGACGACTGGGACCAGCGCATCGTGCAGTGGCTGGTGACCCAGTTCAAGAACAAGAACGGCACCGACCTGTCCGGCGACAAGATGGCCATGCAGCGTCTGCAGGAGGCCGCCGAGAAGGCCAAGATCGAGCTGTCCAGCGCTGCCGAGACCTCGATCCACCTGCCGTACCTGAGCCTGACCGACTCCGGCCCGCTGCACCTGGAGGAGAAGCTCTCCCGGGCCGAGTTCCAGAAGCTCACCAACGACCTGCTCGAGCGCGCCCGCGCCCCGTTCAAGGCCGTCATCAAAGACGCCGGCATCGACGTGTCGAAGATCGACCACGTCATCCTCGTCGGTGGCTCCACCCGGATGCCCGCCGTGGCCGAGCTGGTCAAGGAGCTGACCGGTGGCAAGGACCCGAACAAGGGTGTGAACCCGGACGAGGTCGTCGCCGTCGGCGCCTCCCTGCAGGCCGGTGTGCTGAAGGGTGAGGTCAAGGACGTCCTGCTGCTCGACGTGACCCCGCTGAGCCTGGGCATCGAGACCAAGGGTGGCGTGTTCACCAAGATCATCGAGCGCAACACCACGATCCCGACCAAGGGCTCGGAGATCTTCACCACGGCCGAGGACAACCAGCCGTCGGTGATGATCCAGGTCTACCAGGGCGAGCGCGAGATGGCCCGCGACAACAAGTCGCTCGGCAACTTCGAGCTGACCGGCCTGCCGCCGGCGCCGCGGAACGTGCCGCAGATCGAGGTCACCTTCGACATCGACGCGAACGGCATCGTGCACGTGAACGCCAAGGACCTTGCCACCGGCAAGGAGCAGCGGATGACGGTCACCGGTGGCTCCGCGCTGCCGAAGGACGACATCGACAAGATGGTCCGCGACGCCGAGCAGTACGCCGAGGAGGACCGCAAGCGCCGCGAGGCGGTCGAGTCCCGCAACCAGGCGGAGGGCTTGGTCTACCAGACCGAGAAGTTCCTGACCGAGAACGAGGACAAGATCCCCGACGACGTCAAGACCGAGGTCAAGGACGGCGTCAGCGAGCTGAAGAAGGCGCTCGAGGGTGACGACGCCGACGTGATCAAGAGCGCGTCGGAGAAGCTCGCCCAGTCCAGCCAGAAGATGGGCGCCGCGATGTACGCGAACGCCCAGGCCGCCGGCACCTCCGACGAGAGCGCCTCGGCCGACGGTGAGAGCGCCGGCAACGCCGACGACGACGTGGTCGACGCGGAGATCGTGGACGAGGACCGCCCGCAGGACTCCAAGCCTGAGGACACCAAGTGACCGATCGCCCCAATTCTGGCAGCGAGTTCGGCGACGGCGAGCCCGTCGTCCGCGACAAGCGCCGGATCGACCCGGACACCGGGAACCTGCGGGAGCCTGCCGAGGCTCCCGCGGGTGCCCCGCCGGCCGCACCCGGTACGCCGGGCGCCCAGCCGCCGCGGGATCCCTCGGACCTGATCGGGCCGTCGGCGCAGGAAGCCCTGCTGACCGAGGCCCTGGCGGAACGGACCGCCGACCTGCAGCGGTTGCAGGCGGAGTACGTGAACTACAAGCGCCGGGTGGACCGCGACCGGGAGGCGAACCGCGAGGTCGTCATCGGTTCGGTGCTGACGGAGTTGCTGCAGACCCTGGACGACATCGGGCGGGCCCGCGAAGCGGGTGAGCTCGAGGGTGCGTTCAAGGCGGTGGCCGAATCGGTCGAGCGGGTCACCGAGAAGCTCGGCCTGGTGAAGTTCGGCGAGGTGGGCGACCGCTTCGACCCGCGGATCCACGAGGCCCTGCTGCACAACTACTCCGACGAGGTGGACGGCCCGACCGCGACGCTGGTGATGCAGCCGGGGTACCGCCTCGGCGAGCGGATCCTGCGGGCGGCCCGGGTGGCCGTCTCGGAGCCGACCGAGCAGCTGCCGGAGCCCAAGCCCGACGAGTCCGGCGACAGTGAAAAGCCCGCTGAGTAAGCCGATCGGTGAGGAGGTGAGGCGTCGATGAGTACGAAAGACTGGTTGGAGAAGGACTTCTACAAGGTTCTCGGCGTCTCCAAGACCGCGGAGCCGGACGAGATCAAGAAGGCCTACCGCAAGCTGGCGCGCAAATACCACCCGGACTCCAATGCCGGGGACGCGTCGGCGGAGGCCAAGTTCAAGGAGGTCTCCGAGGCGTACGACGTCGTCGGGGACGCCAAGAAGCGCAAGGAGTACGACGAGGCCCGCCGGCTGTTCGGCAGTGGCGGCTTCCGGATGCCGGGCGGCGGCACGGCTGGTGGACAGGGCGGTTTCGGCTTCGACGTCGGCGACCTGTTCAACCGGTCGGGCTCGACCGGTGGCGGCGGCCTCGGCGACATCCTGGGCGGCATGTTCGGCGGCGGCGCCGGCCGGACCACGACCACCACGTCGACGGCCCGGCCGCGGCGCGGTGCCGACATCGAGACCGAGGCGACGATCGAGTTCGCCGAGGCCGTCAACGGTGTCACCGTCGCGCTCCGGATGACCAGCGACGAACCCTGCAAGACGTGCCGCGGCACCGGCGCGAAGTACGGGACTGTGCCGAAGGTCTGCCTCAAGTGCGAAGGCACGGGGATGCAGACCTCGGTCCAGGGCGGTGTCTTCGCGATGACCGAGCCGTGCACGGAGTGCAAGGGGCGCGGCCTGGTCGTGGACCAGCCTTGTGAGACCTGCCACGGCTCCGGCCGCGGTCAGTCGAGCAAGACCATGCAGGTCCGGATCCCGGCGGGTGTGCAGGACAACCAGCGGATCCGGCTGAAGGGCAAGGGCGCGGCCGGCGAGCGGGGTGGCCCCGCGGGCGACCTCTACGTCAGCGTGCACGTGAAGCCGCACCGGATCTTCGGCCGGCAGGGCGAGCATCTGACGCTGACCGTGCCGGTGAGCTTCACCGAGGCCGCGCTGGGTGCCGAGATCAAGGTGCCGACCCTGGACGGGCTTCCCGTCACCGTGCGGATCCCCGCCGGTACTGCGAACGGCAGCAAGCTGCGCGTTCGGGGCAAGGGATCGGTGCGGCGGGACGGCACCAAGGGCGACCTGCTGCTCACCATCGAGGTGCAGGTGCCGCACGAGTTGACCGACGAGCAGCGCGAGAAGCTGCAGGAGTTCAGCACCGCCTCGGCCCAGCCCGACCTGCGCTCCGGGTTGTTCGGGAGTTCGTGATGGGCGTTCCGTTCAACCAGGTGCCGACCTGGGACGACCGCACCCCGATCTACGTGATCTCGGTGGCGGCCCAGCTGGCCGGCATGCACCCGCAGACGTTGCGCCAGTACGACCGGCTGGGGCTTGTCACGCCCAGCCGGGCGTCCGGCCGCGGCCGGCGCTACTCGGCGTACGACGTGGCGAAGTTGCGGTACGTCCAGCACCTGTCGCAGGAGGAGGGTGTCAACCTCGCCGGGATCCGGCACATCCTCGAGCTGCAGTCGGAGGTGGAGGGCCTGCGCAGGCGGGTCAACCAGTTGCTGGCCGAAGTACAGCGCGGTGTCGGGGCGTCGCGTCAGCACACCAACAGCCGGGTCTTCTCGGCCGGTCCCGCCGGCGACGTGATCGCGATGGGCCGCCAGCAGACCACCACCCGCTGGATCCGAACCCAGCCGCTCGAACTAGGGCGGCACTGACCTCCGGAACCCCTTCTCCCAAAGGGTTTCCGGTTCCCCCGGACGCACCCCATCCCCCCAGGTGCGTCCGGGCCGGAGCGCCTCCCCAGGCGCCACCGAAACCGGAGCGAGTCCACCCCCCCGAGGACCGCTCCGGTAGACCGAAGGTTGTCGCTTCTTGCGGCGCCTTCGGAGGGCCGGAGGCGGTCCATCCCCCACGGATGCCTTCGGTTGTGCCCTCGGACCTTCCCCCGGGTCCGAGGGCTTCCTCGTATCGGGCCCGGAGCGAGTCCACCCAGGACAGCTCCGGTGGAGCGGAGGTGTCGTTTCTTGCGGCGCCTTCGGAGGGCCGGAGGCAATCCATCCCCCACGGATGCCTTCGGTTGTGCCCTCGGACCTTCCCCCGGGTCCGAGGGCTTCCTCGTATCGGGCCCGGAGTGAGTCCACCCAGGACAGCTCCGGTGGACCGGAGTGGGTCCGACTCCCGAGGACCGCTCCGGTGGAGCGGAGGTGTCGCTTCTTGCGGCGCCTTCGGAGGGCCGGAGGCAATCCATCCCCCACGGATGCCTTCGGTTGTGCCCTCGGACCTTCCCCCGGGTCCGGGGGCTTCCTCATGGAGTTCATCTTCTGATCACCTCGCGGTGGGCGATGGACCTGTTGCGCCATTGACCGGCCGCTTACGCTGGCGAGGTGACCCTCACCTTGCAGACGGACCGGTTGCTGATCCGGGAGTGGGAAGAAGACGACGCCGAGGCCGCGCAGGAGATCTACGGCTCGGCCGATGTGGCGCAGTGGTTGTCGCCGGCGATCGAGCAGGTCACCGACGAGGCAACGATGCGCGCCATCCTGCAGGCCTGGATCGAGGCCCAGCCGAACTTCGTCGTACCCGCCGGGCGCTGGGTCGTGGTCCGCAAGGAGGACGACGTGGTGATCGGCGGCTTGCTGATCCGCCTGCTGCCGCCGTACGAGGAGGACCTGGAGATCGGCTGGCAGTTCCGGCCGTCGGTCTGGGGCAACGGCTACGCCAGCGAGGCGAGCAAGGCGCTGATGGGCTGGGCCTTCTCCAGCGGCGATGTCGACGAGCTGTTCGCCGTCGCCCGGCCGAACAACAAGCGCGCGATCGGCACCGCCCGGCGGCTCGGGATGGAGTGGGTCGGCGAGACCGACAAGTACTACGACCTCAACCTGCAGGTGTACCGGATCCGCGCGGCCGACTTCAAACCCTGAACCACCAGGAAGGCCGCCCCGATCAGGACGTAGCCCGAGCCCAGGAGATGCTCGGGCACCGAC
This region includes:
- a CDS encoding DUF559 domain-containing protein, which translates into the protein MGDVVDVLGRRGGSATFGELRALVHSRDIRKALTDGDIQRVAKGVYALPKAPSALTAARSHGGVVSYLSAAEHWGMKVIVAAPLPHVTLRPGKVRRRTGRPCVLHWAYVPVDGEVTTPVQTVLDCIRTLPLTEALAVTDSALHQGLVDHDDLMVAAGKLRGPHRRRVQQTVSLADGRSESVLESALRAILIEAGIEGFVPQVVVRDREFSARIDLGHPGLRIALEADGFEHHGTRQALVKDCRRHVALSVRGWTLLRFSWEDIMYDPEWVVTAVRRAVGLPTLTKQVLRAA
- a CDS encoding sialidase family protein; this translates as MSRIAVARTIQGQLPYFPSAVRTGDGRVLVVWREGRGHVRSVGRIVLAESADGVEWSEPRVVVDGVYDDRDPMLVELADGDLLLSWFQIDWSVRPYLCPGVLVARSTDGGATWGEPVAVGSRMVQETEEVWHGFRAGHIVAHGQLLELPGGDLLAPVYGVFPGDARHSASVVRSTDGGRTWPAEGEVVLGRRPDREYVEPVLTLLPGGQVVALLRTDQEAELTRSDDNGLTWSEPEPCGLYASSADTLTLSDGAVLVAYGDVSKRFNPGRPTVATIVKDPLGRWDLDPVHLVIDAGRDTQDQSNPAVVELPGDRLLILSYDIFTREIVGELLPRAALD
- a CDS encoding phosphoribosyltransferase family protein, whose translation is MSRTAVARVDGDLRRRLVAAFTWTWDRGVYAGYANLTGWWRDADLIRELGPALGSLYDVRPTVVVGPVSRGALVGALTAAALGVGFVEVRKNAGQATDSDRWVLRTTGPDYQDRHVVFGFRRNLIQAGDRVLMVDDWAATGETARVVRALVEDCGAQWIGAACIVDGLDDARFRHELPLRALLDVRNL
- a CDS encoding GNAT family N-acetyltransferase, with the protein product MTSADEPAVLALNAAAVEQTDPLGPDRLDWLRLIAAHAAVVEIEDEVAAFVLTFAPGSAHDSLDFQWFNATYADRFLHLDRIVVAEKHRRQGIATSVYRAVERAAKPFDRLVARVQSDPPDEASLAFHAARGFVEVGKLRRPNHTTSAMLSKELAD
- the dnaK gene encoding molecular chaperone DnaK, translating into MARAVGIDLGTTNSVIAVLEGGEPTVIPNAEGARTTPSVVAFAKNGEVLVGEVAKRQATTNVDRTIRSVKRHMGEDWNVSIDGKKFTPQQISAFVLQKLKRDAEAYLGEQVTDAVITVPAYFSDAQRQATKEAGEIAGLNVHRIVNEPTAAALAYGLDKGTEQTILVFDLGGGTFDVSLLEIGDGVFEVKATSGDNHLGGDDWDQRIVQWLVTQFKNKNGTDLSGDKMAMQRLQEAAEKAKIELSSAAETSIHLPYLSLTDSGPLHLEEKLSRAEFQKLTNDLLERARAPFKAVIKDAGIDVSKIDHVILVGGSTRMPAVAELVKELTGGKDPNKGVNPDEVVAVGASLQAGVLKGEVKDVLLLDVTPLSLGIETKGGVFTKIIERNTTIPTKGSEIFTTAEDNQPSVMIQVYQGEREMARDNKSLGNFELTGLPPAPRNVPQIEVTFDIDANGIVHVNAKDLATGKEQRMTVTGGSALPKDDIDKMVRDAEQYAEEDRKRREAVESRNQAEGLVYQTEKFLTENEDKIPDDVKTEVKDGVSELKKALEGDDADVIKSASEKLAQSSQKMGAAMYANAQAAGTSDESASADGESAGNADDDVVDAEIVDEDRPQDSKPEDTK
- the grpE gene encoding nucleotide exchange factor GrpE yields the protein MTDRPNSGSEFGDGEPVVRDKRRIDPDTGNLREPAEAPAGAPPAAPGTPGAQPPRDPSDLIGPSAQEALLTEALAERTADLQRLQAEYVNYKRRVDRDREANREVVIGSVLTELLQTLDDIGRAREAGELEGAFKAVAESVERVTEKLGLVKFGEVGDRFDPRIHEALLHNYSDEVDGPTATLVMQPGYRLGERILRAARVAVSEPTEQLPEPKPDESGDSEKPAE
- the dnaJ gene encoding molecular chaperone DnaJ → MSTKDWLEKDFYKVLGVSKTAEPDEIKKAYRKLARKYHPDSNAGDASAEAKFKEVSEAYDVVGDAKKRKEYDEARRLFGSGGFRMPGGGTAGGQGGFGFDVGDLFNRSGSTGGGGLGDILGGMFGGGAGRTTTTTSTARPRRGADIETEATIEFAEAVNGVTVALRMTSDEPCKTCRGTGAKYGTVPKVCLKCEGTGMQTSVQGGVFAMTEPCTECKGRGLVVDQPCETCHGSGRGQSSKTMQVRIPAGVQDNQRIRLKGKGAAGERGGPAGDLYVSVHVKPHRIFGRQGEHLTLTVPVSFTEAALGAEIKVPTLDGLPVTVRIPAGTANGSKLRVRGKGSVRRDGTKGDLLLTIEVQVPHELTDEQREKLQEFSTASAQPDLRSGLFGSS
- a CDS encoding heat shock protein transcriptional repressor HspR, producing MGVPFNQVPTWDDRTPIYVISVAAQLAGMHPQTLRQYDRLGLVTPSRASGRGRRYSAYDVAKLRYVQHLSQEEGVNLAGIRHILELQSEVEGLRRRVNQLLAEVQRGVGASRQHTNSRVFSAGPAGDVIAMGRQQTTTRWIRTQPLELGRH
- a CDS encoding GNAT family N-acetyltransferase, whose amino-acid sequence is MTLTLQTDRLLIREWEEDDAEAAQEIYGSADVAQWLSPAIEQVTDEATMRAILQAWIEAQPNFVVPAGRWVVVRKEDDVVIGGLLIRLLPPYEEDLEIGWQFRPSVWGNGYASEASKALMGWAFSSGDVDELFAVARPNNKRAIGTARRLGMEWVGETDKYYDLNLQVYRIRAADFKP